From one Aeropyrum camini SY1 = JCM 12091 genomic stretch:
- a CDS encoding S16 family serine protease — protein sequence MKTALYPAALLAIILVASVTPALAAGSDQEMGGSQVSCESMIVAVSSSGEGVTGRLVVTVRSPGEGRVFISTSPASQLDTLGSARVAAFAASLAAGVDMSRLDYYYVIESSSIVVGGPSAGLAMALATYSLLTTGSCPEGYAATGMILPDTSVGPVGGLKEKLEAAASAGAKIFLIPHGQEKYTYIARKVERSGPIVRIVSTPVSIDLVEYGKSLGVEVVGVSTLVEAAKVLGLPTPEPKAYPQPSQQILTMLDQYTVDTVQLARDLVNGMDGTLVQRVLELSDQALDLVDEGFYYAAAVEATLAFSYAKAAVEVSETANGDFDVTSLVEESQNSISTVMERLEGISGVTDVSLDAALKAYGILGEAAYEYSTGLDMLVEKDGRYLIPVSILGGANYEGVIRIASALSLARWAELWASIAEPSQGGVALDESALEKLARVVESQAVTTTAYVIQIGNETGKRGYERSEYLVSLALSTKDNPLETAGYSVEAIAAASSYLHDAFTLEPESAAEGIAGLASYIASQLPMQSAQYPKAALASIDAMEGIEKLLTSSKALLYLGSVALALGAEKAQIPESIHASTEAAETVTVTQQSTLTVTKTVEKEIPVESNAGAYSIAILLAAVLSLLLGAAISRLFR from the coding sequence TTGAAGACAGCTCTATACCCAGCAGCATTGCTAGCCATTATCCTCGTGGCTTCCGTAACACCCGCCCTAGCCGCCGGGTCAGACCAGGAGATGGGTGGCTCGCAGGTTTCCTGCGAATCAATGATAGTCGCCGTGTCTAGCTCGGGTGAGGGCGTCACTGGGAGGCTCGTAGTCACCGTAAGATCCCCTGGAGAGGGGAGGGTTTTCATCTCAACAAGCCCGGCCAGCCAGCTGGACACTCTTGGCAGCGCCAGGGTAGCTGCTTTCGCGGCAAGCCTCGCGGCTGGTGTGGACATGTCAAGGCTGGACTACTACTATGTAATAGAGTCTAGCAGCATAGTTGTCGGAGGGCCGAGCGCCGGTCTGGCAATGGCCCTCGCAACATACTCCCTCCTAACAACAGGGTCATGCCCAGAGGGTTATGCGGCGACCGGCATGATACTGCCCGACACGAGCGTGGGTCCTGTTGGGGGTTTGAAGGAGAAGCTTGAGGCGGCCGCCTCTGCTGGGGCAAAGATTTTCCTCATACCCCACGGCCAGGAGAAGTATACATACATAGCAAGGAAAGTCGAAAGGTCAGGGCCAATAGTTAGAATAGTCTCCACCCCCGTGTCGATAGACCTAGTAGAGTATGGCAAGAGCCTGGGCGTAGAGGTTGTGGGGGTAAGCACGCTGGTAGAAGCCGCCAAGGTCCTCGGACTGCCCACTCCAGAGCCGAAAGCCTACCCCCAACCGTCTCAACAGATCCTCACCATGCTAGACCAGTACACCGTGGATACGGTCCAGCTGGCTAGGGACCTGGTTAACGGAATGGACGGGACGCTGGTCCAGAGGGTGCTGGAACTGTCGGACCAGGCCTTAGACCTCGTTGACGAGGGATTCTACTACGCTGCAGCGGTGGAGGCGACTCTAGCCTTCTCTTACGCCAAAGCCGCTGTGGAGGTTAGTGAGACCGCCAACGGAGACTTCGACGTCACCAGCCTTGTAGAAGAGTCGCAGAACAGCATCTCAACTGTTATGGAGAGGCTGGAGGGAATCAGTGGAGTGACAGATGTGAGCCTCGATGCGGCTCTCAAAGCCTACGGAATCCTTGGCGAGGCCGCCTACGAGTACTCAACAGGCCTGGATATGCTGGTGGAGAAGGATGGAAGGTACCTCATCCCTGTGAGCATCCTGGGAGGCGCAAACTATGAGGGCGTTATAAGGATAGCATCCGCCCTATCGCTGGCAAGATGGGCGGAACTCTGGGCCAGCATTGCCGAACCCTCCCAGGGAGGGGTTGCTCTCGATGAGAGTGCCTTAGAGAAGCTAGCTCGGGTTGTGGAGTCGCAGGCAGTAACTACAACAGCATACGTGATACAGATTGGTAATGAAACTGGTAAGCGCGGCTACGAGAGGTCAGAGTACCTTGTCAGCCTAGCCCTCTCCACCAAGGACAACCCTCTCGAGACCGCAGGCTATTCTGTTGAGGCTATCGCCGCAGCCTCCTCATACCTCCACGATGCATTCACCCTGGAGCCTGAGTCAGCGGCGGAGGGCATAGCAGGGCTAGCCAGCTACATCGCTTCCCAGCTCCCGATGCAGTCTGCACAATACCCAAAAGCGGCGTTAGCCTCGATCGACGCGATGGAGGGCATAGAGAAGCTGCTGACATCCAGCAAGGCACTACTCTACCTCGGCTCCGTAGCTCTAGCGCTAGGTGCGGAGAAGGCGCAGATACCTGAGAGCATACATGCCTCAACGGAAGCCGCAGAGACGGTGACTGTTACACAACAATCAACATTGACGGTTACAAAAACTGTGGAGAAGGAGATCCCCGTGGAGAGTAACGCTGGAGCATATTCTATAGCAATACTACTAGCGGCCGTG
- a CDS encoding DUF357 domain-containing protein: MVTGPGDVEERALQYIRNARSAIERLKSRLGEDKSSTAPLDIGNLLDAAERYVGDAEYYASKGDYATALSAASYAEGLIDALKYLGVEEPEWPDKAPEEIRVFVGGTFEVLHPGHIELLKYASSLGKLHVVIARDSTVERLKGRKPILSESSRLKVVSAVRYVYNAFLGSEKDFLDSVEKVKPHIIVLGPDQGFDEEQLASMVESRLGYRPVVKRFNEKIEFEEGLRGVRDIYRKVCSKLCNDK; encoded by the coding sequence GTGGTAACGGGGCCTGGGGACGTGGAGGAGAGGGCACTGCAATACATCAGGAACGCCAGGAGCGCCATAGAGAGGCTTAAATCCAGGCTTGGAGAAGACAAGAGTAGTACAGCCCCTCTGGACATAGGAAACCTTCTCGACGCAGCCGAAAGGTACGTGGGGGATGCGGAATACTACGCTTCAAAAGGGGACTACGCCACAGCCCTTTCGGCCGCCAGCTACGCGGAGGGCTTGATAGACGCCCTGAAGTACCTGGGTGTGGAGGAGCCCGAGTGGCCTGACAAAGCTCCTGAAGAGATACGCGTCTTCGTGGGAGGCACCTTCGAGGTGCTACATCCCGGCCATATAGAGCTCCTGAAGTACGCCAGCAGCCTGGGTAAGCTGCATGTAGTCATTGCACGTGACTCGACTGTGGAGAGGTTAAAGGGGAGAAAGCCTATACTAAGCGAGTCGTCTAGGCTGAAGGTAGTTTCCGCGGTTAGATACGTATACAACGCGTTCCTTGGAAGCGAAAAAGACTTCCTCGACTCGGTGGAAAAGGTTAAGCCCCACATCATAGTTCTAGGGCCCGACCAGGGGTTCGATGAAGAGCAGCTGGCTTCAATGGTGGAATCTAGGCTCGGCTATAGGCCGGTGGTGAAACGGTTTAACGAGAAAATCGAGTTTGAGGAGGGGCTCAGAGGAGTGCGGGATATATACCGCAAGGTCTGCTCAAAACTCTGCAATGATAAATAG
- a CDS encoding metallophosphoesterase family protein, translating to MDKSIILHISDIHCSLGRLRDILASLPIKPLILAATGDFECEKAAVAVLEWSKRECVTLLAVTGNLDHAGVRRVLHSSGVLIDGRLVRVGGLVFAGVGGMDPRTSREMLLRSIESSRLPIDVLLTHHPPHGILDTTFAGVRAGLHDLKTLVDMHKPRAHLFGHIHESPGIEVVGDTVFVNPGPAYEGRYALVKIFNGFVEAELHTA from the coding sequence TTGGATAAAAGCATTATACTCCACATATCAGATATTCACTGTAGCCTTGGGAGGCTTAGGGATATACTAGCTTCGCTCCCTATAAAGCCCCTGATCTTGGCGGCTACAGGAGATTTCGAGTGCGAGAAGGCGGCTGTAGCGGTTCTTGAGTGGTCGAAGAGGGAGTGCGTCACTCTTCTAGCAGTAACTGGAAACCTTGACCATGCCGGGGTCAGGAGGGTTCTACACAGCTCGGGCGTACTTATCGATGGGAGGCTTGTTAGGGTGGGTGGGCTTGTGTTCGCCGGGGTGGGGGGCATGGATCCAAGGACAAGTAGGGAGATGCTCCTTCGCTCCATAGAGTCCAGCAGGTTACCCATAGACGTACTATTAACCCATCATCCCCCCCATGGCATCCTCGACACTACCTTCGCGGGTGTCAGGGCCGGTCTACACGACCTCAAAACCCTGGTGGATATGCATAAGCCCAGAGCCCACCTGTTCGGGCATATACACGAATCCCCGGGTATTGAGGTCGTTGGAGACACAGTCTTCGTGAACCCAGGGCCGGCGTATGAGGGGAGGTACGCTCTAGTTAAGATATTCAACGGCTTTGTGGAGGCGGAGCTGCACACAGCATAA
- a CDS encoding long-chain-fatty-acid--CoA ligase, producing the protein MEEAKSKAAEAYLSRPWLKKYDEGVPADIEVPDKPLYWILEETASKFPNRAALIFYGRRVTYRELFDSARRFAGYLRSRGVGKGDVVGLFLPNSPQFAIAFYGALMAGATVSPMNVLYSPREIHHQLSDNKARVLVAIDMFKEKVVAGLPSSVEEVLWTGIQDYLPGLKAVLYKLFRRPPSPPRGGIHKRFMDALKHEPIDSKPDINPREDVAALMYTGGTTGTPKGAMLTHRNLLANVLQIDAWFKRGVRGEDVFVGALPWFHIYGLTAVLNSGVHKAATIIVYARPNIDEIMRDIERYRATVFHGVPTLYRMIINHPQVEKFNLRSLEVCISGAEPLPKAVAERFMELTGAKLREGYGLTETSPVTHVNPILGEARYGSIGLPVPSTVAAIADPEAPELLEPGEVGELVVSGPQVMKGYYNRPEENEKVFFDCCGLTWLRTGDMARMDEDGYFYIVDRKKDIIKYKGYSVFPREIEEVLYRHECVREAAVIGVPHPEYNEVPKAFVSLREECKGKVKPEDIIEFARQNLAPYKVPKEVEIRDDLPKSGVGKILRRVLREEELRKRGMGG; encoded by the coding sequence TTGGAGGAAGCCAAGTCAAAGGCGGCGGAGGCCTATCTATCACGCCCCTGGCTTAAAAAATATGATGAGGGTGTCCCGGCTGATATCGAGGTCCCAGATAAGCCCCTTTACTGGATTCTTGAAGAAACCGCATCCAAGTTCCCGAATAGGGCCGCACTCATATTCTACGGTAGGAGGGTTACCTACAGGGAGCTATTCGACTCGGCCCGCAGGTTCGCAGGCTATCTCCGCTCTCGAGGGGTGGGTAAAGGAGATGTAGTCGGCCTCTTCCTCCCCAACTCACCCCAGTTCGCCATAGCCTTCTACGGAGCCCTTATGGCGGGGGCGACTGTGAGCCCGATGAACGTTCTCTACAGCCCCCGGGAGATACACCACCAGCTCTCCGACAATAAGGCCAGGGTTCTTGTGGCTATAGATATGTTTAAGGAGAAAGTTGTCGCAGGCTTGCCAAGCAGTGTTGAGGAGGTGCTATGGACCGGCATACAAGATTATCTTCCGGGGCTTAAGGCGGTGCTGTACAAGCTGTTTAGGAGACCGCCTAGCCCGCCCAGAGGCGGCATTCATAAGAGGTTTATGGACGCTCTCAAGCACGAGCCGATCGATTCCAAGCCCGATATAAACCCGCGGGAGGATGTGGCTGCTCTAATGTACACTGGCGGAACCACTGGCACCCCGAAAGGGGCTATGCTGACCCATAGGAACTTGCTGGCCAACGTCCTCCAGATTGATGCGTGGTTCAAGAGGGGAGTGAGGGGGGAGGATGTTTTCGTGGGGGCACTACCATGGTTCCACATCTACGGTCTAACCGCTGTCCTGAACAGCGGAGTCCATAAAGCGGCAACCATAATAGTCTATGCAAGGCCGAATATCGATGAGATCATGAGGGATATCGAGAGGTATAGGGCCACGGTTTTCCACGGGGTACCCACGCTCTACAGGATGATAATAAACCACCCCCAGGTTGAGAAGTTCAACCTTCGAAGCCTGGAGGTATGTATAAGCGGTGCGGAGCCCCTGCCGAAGGCTGTTGCCGAGAGGTTTATGGAGCTTACCGGAGCAAAGCTTAGAGAGGGATACGGCCTCACTGAGACGAGCCCTGTGACCCATGTCAACCCCATATTAGGCGAGGCACGCTACGGCAGCATAGGCCTCCCGGTGCCCTCCACGGTGGCAGCGATAGCTGATCCCGAAGCCCCCGAACTATTAGAACCTGGAGAGGTGGGGGAGCTGGTCGTGTCTGGCCCTCAGGTTATGAAGGGCTACTACAACAGGCCTGAGGAGAACGAGAAAGTGTTCTTCGACTGCTGCGGGCTCACGTGGCTGCGCACAGGGGACATGGCCCGCATGGATGAGGACGGCTACTTCTACATTGTGGATAGGAAGAAGGACATAATAAAGTACAAAGGCTACAGCGTCTTCCCGAGGGAGATAGAGGAGGTTCTCTACAGGCACGAGTGCGTCAGGGAAGCCGCAGTTATAGGCGTCCCCCACCCGGAGTATAACGAGGTGCCTAAGGCTTTCGTATCTCTGAGGGAAGAGTGTAAGGGGAAGGTTAAGCCGGAGGACATCATAGAGTTCGCCAGGCAGAACCTAGCCCCATACAAGGTGCCTAAGGAGGTTGAAATAAGGGACGATCTCCCGAAGAGCGGTGTCGGCAAGATACTGAGGAGGGTGCTTAGAGAGGAGGAGCTTAGAAAGAGGGGTATGGGGGGTTAA
- a CDS encoding YHS domain-containing protein translates to MAKAVDPVCGMEVETSTATYKTVYKGKIYYFCSPQCKTAFEKNPEYYLTHGPQGMPGHEHHGHHHEHHGHGHSC, encoded by the coding sequence ATGGCTAAAGCTGTAGATCCAGTATGCGGGATGGAGGTGGAAACATCCACAGCCACGTATAAAACCGTTTATAAGGGGAAGATATACTACTTCTGTAGCCCCCAGTGCAAGACAGCCTTCGAAAAGAACCCTGAATACTACTTAACCCACGGTCCCCAGGGCATGCCGGGCCATGAGCATCATGGGCACCATCACGAGCACCACGGCCACGGGCACAGCTGCTAA
- the thrC gene encoding threonine synthase, protein MLGVRGVEIIDEVVDGPSALRCVACGSNYPSSPSLFTCPRCGGLLEPVYSSGGTPRGRGVWRYRDLLPRARRIVTMGEGSTPLVKLENLSRMLGVEVYGKLEFLNPTGSFKDRGMTVGVSVAASFGYRIVAAASTGNTAASMAAYARRAGVEPVILIPKGGIASGKLSQIQALGAWILEVEGTFDDSLEAARTAAVKGLAYSLNSINPYRLEGQKTIAFEILEDLDSVDYVVVPVGNAGNISAIWKGFKEASLLGLPSIKPRMVGVQAEGASPLYKAWASRSGAVERVRNPSTIASAIRIGNPVNAAKALRAVEESGGLMASVSDGEILKSLRILAEHEGMLVEPASATSLAGLIRLRSEGVIRDGRRVVLILTGHGLKDPKALEFIAKGAGFRRTSANTTEEALLKLEEIAAHSV, encoded by the coding sequence CTGCTTGGCGTCCGCGGGGTTGAGATTATTGACGAGGTTGTAGACGGTCCCAGCGCGTTACGCTGTGTCGCCTGCGGATCCAACTATCCCTCCTCACCCTCCCTATTCACCTGCCCTAGGTGCGGGGGCCTGCTGGAGCCCGTATACTCCAGCGGCGGGACTCCGAGGGGTAGGGGTGTTTGGAGGTATAGAGACCTTCTGCCGAGGGCCCGCAGGATTGTCACTATGGGCGAGGGGTCAACCCCTCTCGTCAAGCTGGAAAACCTGTCGAGGATGTTGGGCGTTGAGGTATACGGGAAGCTCGAGTTCCTCAACCCAACAGGCAGCTTTAAAGACAGGGGTATGACGGTTGGCGTCAGCGTCGCCGCTTCTTTCGGCTACCGCATTGTAGCGGCGGCCAGCACTGGCAACACCGCGGCCAGTATGGCGGCGTACGCTAGGAGGGCTGGGGTCGAGCCAGTCATACTAATCCCAAAGGGGGGTATAGCGTCTGGCAAGCTCTCACAGATACAGGCCCTGGGGGCTTGGATACTGGAGGTTGAAGGCACCTTCGACGACTCCCTGGAGGCCGCTAGGACCGCTGCCGTGAAGGGCCTGGCATATTCCCTTAACAGTATAAACCCCTACAGGCTGGAGGGGCAGAAAACCATTGCGTTTGAGATTCTCGAGGACCTGGATAGTGTAGACTATGTAGTAGTGCCTGTGGGCAACGCGGGGAATATATCGGCCATTTGGAAGGGATTTAAGGAGGCAAGCCTCCTAGGCCTACCCAGCATTAAGCCCAGGATGGTGGGTGTACAGGCCGAGGGGGCGTCACCCCTGTATAAGGCCTGGGCTAGCAGGTCTGGAGCCGTAGAGAGAGTTAGGAACCCCAGCACAATAGCCTCAGCCATTAGGATTGGTAATCCTGTTAACGCGGCGAAGGCGCTTAGAGCCGTCGAAGAGTCTGGAGGGTTGATGGCTTCGGTTAGTGACGGCGAGATTCTAAAGTCATTGAGAATTCTAGCCGAGCATGAGGGGATGCTGGTGGAGCCCGCGAGCGCGACAAGCCTCGCAGGCCTTATAAGGCTGCGAAGCGAAGGCGTTATACGCGATGGACGTAGAGTAGTGCTAATACTAACCGGTCACGGCCTGAAAGACCCCAAGGCGCTAGAGTTCATAGCCAAGGGTGCGGGCTTTAGGAGGACATCAGCGAACACAACGGAGGAGGCTCTACTCAAGCTGGAAGAGATTGCAGCCCACAGCGTATAG